From a single Nostoc edaphicum CCNP1411 genomic region:
- a CDS encoding Ppx/GppA phosphatase family protein → MLNLVSASWESATTQPPKQDRIIAAIDLGTNSLHMVVVKIDPTLPAFSIIAREKETVRLGDRDLRTGELKPEIIKKAIAALGRFQEVAKTINVETIIAVATSAVREAPNGKDFLHKIETELGLSVDLISGQEEARRIYLGVLSGMEFHNQPHMIVDIGGGSTELVLGDSHQARTLTSTKVGAVRLTSELITTDPISNTEFQYLQAYARGMLERSVDEILANLEFGESPRLVGTSGTIETLAMIHAREKSGVIPSTLNGYQFSLKDLRELVNRLRKLSNSEKAAIPGMPDKRSEVILAGAVILQEAMTLLGSESITVCERSLREGVIVDWMLTHGLIEDKLRYQSSVRERNVLKLANKYHVNLEYSDRVAKFAESLFDQTQGILHHWGSDERQLLWAAAILHNCGHYVSHSSHHKHSYYLIRNGELLGYTETEIEIIANLARYHRKSPPKKKHENYQSLLTKHQRQMVSQLSAILRLAVALDRRQIGAIAQVQCEYYSQFRQVNLLIFPSQTDDDCALELWSLDYKKGVFEEEFGVKLVASLEKSSVTSLS, encoded by the coding sequence ATGCTGAATTTAGTTTCGGCTAGCTGGGAGAGTGCTACAACTCAACCACCTAAGCAAGACCGGATTATTGCTGCCATTGACCTGGGAACAAATTCTTTACACATGGTAGTAGTGAAGATTGACCCCACACTACCAGCTTTCAGCATTATTGCTAGAGAAAAAGAAACCGTGAGACTTGGCGATCGCGATCTGAGGACAGGGGAACTCAAACCGGAGATCATTAAAAAGGCGATCGCAGCTTTAGGACGTTTCCAAGAAGTTGCCAAAACTATCAACGTTGAAACAATCATCGCTGTGGCAACTAGTGCTGTGCGGGAAGCCCCCAATGGTAAAGATTTTTTGCACAAAATAGAAACGGAGTTGGGTTTAAGCGTTGACTTGATTTCTGGTCAAGAAGAAGCGCGGCGAATCTATCTTGGCGTGCTGTCGGGGATGGAATTTCATAACCAGCCCCACATGATTGTTGATATTGGCGGTGGTTCCACAGAGTTAGTTTTGGGTGATAGTCACCAAGCACGCACTCTCACCAGTACCAAGGTCGGTGCAGTGCGACTCACTAGCGAGTTAATCACTACCGATCCCATCAGCAACACTGAGTTTCAATATTTGCAAGCTTATGCACGCGGGATGTTAGAACGTTCCGTGGATGAGATACTAGCAAACCTAGAGTTTGGTGAGTCTCCACGTTTGGTAGGTACATCTGGCACAATTGAAACCCTGGCGATGATTCATGCGCGAGAAAAGTCAGGTGTCATTCCTTCCACACTCAATGGCTATCAGTTCAGTCTTAAAGACTTGCGAGAGTTGGTAAATCGCTTGCGGAAACTCAGTAATTCAGAAAAGGCTGCTATTCCTGGGATGCCAGATAAACGATCTGAAGTTATACTTGCTGGCGCAGTAATATTACAGGAAGCGATGACCCTTTTGGGTAGTGAATCGATCACAGTTTGTGAACGTTCTCTGAGGGAAGGCGTAATCGTAGACTGGATGCTAACCCACGGTTTAATTGAAGATAAGCTGCGCTACCAAAGTTCAGTTCGGGAACGGAATGTTCTCAAACTTGCTAATAAATACCATGTCAATTTAGAATATAGCGATCGCGTTGCAAAATTTGCCGAGAGTTTATTTGACCAAACTCAAGGTATTCTGCACCACTGGGGATCTGATGAACGACAACTGTTGTGGGCGGCTGCAATATTACACAATTGCGGTCATTATGTCAGCCATTCGTCTCACCACAAGCACTCTTACTATCTAATTCGCAATGGTGAATTGCTTGGTTATACAGAAACCGAGATTGAAATCATTGCCAATTTAGCGCGTTATCATCGCAAATCGCCGCCTAAGAAAAAACATGAAAATTACCAGAGTTTGCTGACTAAACACCAGCGACAAATGGTCAGTCAATTGAGTGCAATTCTCAGATTGGCGGTGGCATTAGATAGACGACAAATTGGTGCGATCGCTCAAGTCCAATGTGAGTATTATTCACAGTTTCGGCAGGTAAATTTGCTAATTTTCCCTTCTCAAACTGATGATGACTGTGCTTTAGAACTTTGGAGCTTAGATTATAAAAAAGGAGTGTTTGAGGAAGAATTTGGAGTGAAATTAGTAGCGAGTTTAGAAAAGTCTAGCGTTACTAGCTTGTCTTAG
- a CDS encoding 4-hydroxybenzoate solanesyltransferase, with the protein MLTTPERPQEPVWLTIIRLLRWHKPEGRLILMIPALWAVFLAAAGKPPLPLVGVIILGTLATSATGCVVNDLWDRDIDPEVERTRDRPLASRALSVKVGIVVAIVSLACAAVLAFYLNPLSFWLCVAAVPVILLYPGAKRVFPVPQLVLSIAWGFGVLISWSAVTQTISQPTWLLWGATVLWTLGFDTVYAMSDKEDDRRIGVNSSALFFGNYAPVAIGIFFAGTILLLAWLGIVINLHLAFWISLAVATIGWVWQSLRLTKQDLPNRVYGEMFRQNVWIGFILLAGMIAGYF; encoded by the coding sequence ATGCTAACGACACCAGAACGCCCCCAGGAACCAGTTTGGCTTACAATTATCCGGCTTTTGCGATGGCATAAACCAGAAGGACGGTTAATTTTAATGATTCCTGCCCTTTGGGCTGTATTTTTGGCAGCTGCGGGGAAACCGCCTTTACCTCTGGTTGGTGTGATTATATTGGGTACTCTGGCCACGAGTGCGACTGGGTGCGTAGTCAATGATTTGTGGGATCGAGATATTGATCCAGAAGTGGAGAGAACACGCGATCGCCCCCTCGCTTCTCGCGCCTTGTCTGTAAAAGTTGGGATTGTAGTTGCGATCGTCTCGCTAGCATGTGCAGCAGTCCTGGCTTTTTATCTTAATCCCTTGAGTTTCTGGTTATGTGTGGCAGCAGTGCCAGTAATTCTGCTTTATCCAGGCGCAAAGCGGGTGTTTCCTGTGCCGCAACTGGTACTTTCCATTGCTTGGGGTTTTGGCGTGTTGATTAGCTGGAGTGCAGTCACACAAACCATCTCCCAACCAACTTGGTTACTTTGGGGCGCGACTGTACTGTGGACATTGGGATTTGATACAGTTTACGCCATGAGCGACAAGGAAGACGATCGCCGCATTGGTGTTAATTCTAGCGCTCTATTTTTTGGAAATTATGCCCCTGTTGCTATTGGAATTTTCTTTGCTGGCACAATCTTGTTATTGGCTTGGTTAGGCATAGTCATAAATCTGCACTTAGCCTTCTGGATTAGCCTTGCAGTTGCTACTATCGGATGGGTTTGGCAGTCTCTACGATTAACAAAGCAAGATTTACCTAACCGTGTTTATGGTGAGATGTTCCGGCAAAATGTGTGGATTGGTTTTATTTTACTTGCTGGGATGATTGCTGGATATTTTTAA
- a CDS encoding DsbA family protein, translating to MSFCMGRFFDCFSPLLQYLRTWAAIGLFCLLITWSFPAQATSTVDSKLEQQVLQIIREHPEVIIESVQAYQQQQQQKIKQVRQAFVQDFKTNPKIVIGESPTTGSTQSKTVLIEFSDFQCPYCAEAHKTLKNLLAKYPDNLRLVYKNLPLTSIHAEALPAATAAWAAHQQGKFWEYYDALFTNQKQLGEALYLDIAKNLNLDLGKFKRDLTLATPAIDKDIQLAEKLAVSGTPFFVINSPTFSGVVQLADIKNILADAK from the coding sequence ATGAGTTTTTGTATGGGTAGATTCTTTGATTGCTTTAGTCCATTACTTCAGTATCTACGTACTTGGGCAGCAATAGGTTTATTCTGTTTGCTTATCACCTGGTCATTTCCTGCACAAGCTACCAGCACCGTTGATTCAAAGTTAGAACAGCAAGTGTTACAAATTATTCGAGAACATCCAGAGGTAATAATTGAATCTGTTCAAGCCTATCAGCAGCAACAACAACAGAAAATCAAACAAGTAAGGCAAGCATTTGTACAGGATTTCAAAACGAATCCCAAAATAGTAATTGGTGAGTCTCCCACCACAGGTTCAACTCAATCAAAAACTGTGCTGATAGAATTTTCAGATTTTCAATGTCCCTATTGTGCAGAGGCGCATAAAACCTTGAAAAATTTGTTAGCAAAGTATCCAGATAATCTAAGATTAGTTTACAAGAATTTACCGCTGACTTCAATTCATGCTGAAGCATTGCCCGCTGCGACAGCGGCTTGGGCTGCACATCAACAGGGTAAGTTTTGGGAATATTATGATGCCCTATTTACTAATCAAAAACAACTGGGTGAAGCGTTATATTTAGATATTGCTAAAAACCTAAATCTGGATTTGGGTAAATTTAAACGTGACTTGACTCTTGCCACTCCCGCAATTGATAAAGATATCCAGCTAGCTGAAAAATTGGCTGTTTCTGGCACACCTTTCTTTGTAATTAATAGTCCAACTTTTTCAGGAGTGGTGCAGCTAGCAGACATCAAAAATATATTGGCTGATGCTAAGTAA
- a CDS encoding acyl-CoA thioesterase, translated as MLVNNNLHRPLEVVLAIPVKTYDIDFMGIVSNIVYIRWLEDLRLKFLDEHWQINQQIEQGYTPILAGTEIEYKRPIKIMDQVIGRLWLSNLGRLKWTVQAEILSNNELAAVASQKGGFVSLQNNRLIPIPEELQNKYLQCKQGFQKI; from the coding sequence ATGCTAGTAAATAACAACTTACACAGACCATTAGAAGTAGTATTAGCAATTCCTGTAAAAACATACGACATTGATTTTATGGGAATCGTCAGTAATATTGTGTATATCAGATGGCTAGAGGATTTACGTTTAAAGTTTTTAGATGAACATTGGCAAATCAATCAACAAATTGAGCAAGGATATACACCGATTCTAGCTGGAACTGAAATTGAATATAAACGTCCGATAAAGATTATGGATCAAGTGATTGGACGTTTATGGCTGAGTAATTTAGGACGCTTGAAGTGGACTGTGCAAGCTGAAATTTTATCTAACAATGAGTTAGCAGCAGTGGCTAGTCAGAAGGGTGGTTTTGTCAGTTTGCAAAATAATCGTCTGATTCCTATTCCAGAAGAATTACAGAATAAATATTTACAGTGTAAACAAGGGTTTCAGAAAATTTAA
- a CDS encoding tautomerase family protein: MVQIKVYGLADKLNLVKSELSNIIHTSIIEVLQLTPEKRFHRFFPLDKSDFYYPSDRSDNYLIIEISMFDGRSMETKKQLIRLLIKNINEKLNIPVYDIEITIFETPKHNWGIRGLPGDELNLNYKIEV, from the coding sequence ATGGTACAAATCAAGGTATATGGTTTAGCAGATAAATTAAATCTTGTTAAAAGTGAACTATCAAATATAATCCATACCTCTATCATTGAAGTTTTACAGCTTACCCCTGAAAAAAGATTTCACCGTTTTTTTCCACTGGATAAATCAGATTTTTACTATCCATCTGATAGATCAGATAATTATCTGATTATCGAAATTAGCATGTTTGACGGGCGCTCGATGGAAACAAAAAAACAGTTGATTCGCCTGCTGATTAAAAATATTAATGAAAAGTTGAATATTCCTGTGTACGATATTGAAATCACAATTTTTGAAACGCCCAAACATAACTGGGGAATTAGAGGTTTACCCGGTGACGAGTTAAATTTAAACTACAAAATAGAAGTTTGA